The uncultured Bacteroides sp. genomic sequence AGCTGTAGTTGTTCGATAATTCCTTCTTGTTTAGGATGTACAAATCCCATTGCAAGGAATGCAAGATCAGCTTCAACTATTTCTTTTCTTCCAGATGGTATCATTGCCATACGTCCGTTTTCTCCTTTTTCCCAAGAGATCTCTTCAATTTCAACAGCTTTTAACTGTCCGTTTTCTCCAATGAAACGACAAGTATTTATGTTCCAACGGCGTTCACAACCTTCTTCATGTGAACTGGTTGTTTTCAACACCTGAGGATACATAGGCCATGGAGTTGAAGGGTTATCATGTGCAGGTGGTTTAGGTAAAATCTCAATCTGAGCTACACTGATAGCTCCTTGACGTACAGAAGTTCCGATACAGTCGGAACCAGTATCTCCACCTCCGATGATTAATACCTTTTTCCCTTTTGCATTGATAATTTGATCCTTGTCGAATGTCTGTCCTTCAAGAATCTGATTTTGCTGACTTAGTAATTCCAGTGCGAAGTGAACTCCCTTAAGTTCGCGTCCCTCAATTGGAAGGTTACGAGGAACTTCTGCACCGATACATACACAGATAGCATCATTTGATTCAACAATGTCTGTAGTCGGAATATCTTTACCTACTTCTGTAGAAGTAACAAAATTGATACCTTCTTCTTTAAGCAGATCTATACGACGATCAATGATATTTTTATTTAGCTTGAAGTTTGGAATGCCATAACGTAGTAAACCACCTACTTCTTGTTGCTTTTCATAAACCGTAACTTCATATCCTTTACGGTTCAATTGGTTGGCAACAACTAATCCGGCAGGTCCTGCACCTATTACAGCAACCTTCTTCCCGTTTCTTACAGGATAATGACGAGTAATATATCCCTCGCGGAATGCAGTTTCTACAATTGAAGCTTCATTTTCGCGGATAGTTATAGGTTCGTCTGCTGAAAGTTTCAGTACACAACTTTTTTCACATAACGCTGGACATACACGGCCTGTGAATTCAGGAAAGTCGCAAGTTGATTCAAGTACTTCATATGCTTCTTTCCATTTTCCTTTGTAAAGAAGATCTTGCCATTCAGGTTGTAAGTTTCCAGTAGGACAAGCCCAGTGACAGAATGGTACACCGCAATCCATACAGCGAGATGCCTGTAATTTGCGGTCATGAATATTAAGAGTCTGCTCAACTTCTCCGAAGTCGGTGATTCTTTCGCTAAGAGGTCTGTACCCTGCCTCTTGTCTATGTATTGTTAAGAATGCTTTTGGATTTCCCATTTCAATTTGTTGTTTAAGTAAGATTATCTGGAATAGTTTTTAAATTACTCTAGAGTGATTGTTAAAAAGGTGTACAACTTAGTTTTGCTAAGTCTACTTTATTTGAAGTATAGATGTACACCTTTTAATAATCTATTCCTTATATATCTCTTTAGGATTCTGTTTATAATTAATAATCTCTTTGCACGTTGGCAATTTTTTGCTGAAGTTTTTCCATTTGTTCTTCCTGAAGTACTTTTTTGTATTCAATAGGAACAATCTGAATAAACTGGTCAGCATACTTATCCCATGAGTCTAACATTGTTTTAGCAAGTTTACTACCTGTGTAGAAGTAATGATTGCGAATCAATTCGTGTAACTCTTTACGGTAGCTTGCTTCCTCTATTAGTGACAATTCTACCATTTCCATGTTACAGAAATAATCAAAATTACCATCCTTGTTCCAGACATAAGCAACTCCACCGCTCATTCCGGCAGCAAAGTTACGTCCAGTATTTCCTAAAACAACGACACGTCCACCGGTCATATATTCGCAGCAGTGATCTCCAACGCCTTCAACAACAGCTGTGGCACCTGAATTACGTACTGCAAAACGCTCACCTACACGTCCGTTGATATATACTTCTCCGCTTGTAGCTCCATAAAGAAGAGTATTACCAGCAATCGTATTATCTTCTGCAACGAATGTAGAACGCAATGGGGGAAGCACGCTAATGCGACCACCTGAAAGACCTTTACCTAAATAGTCATTGGCTTCACCCTCAAGTTTGAAGTCTACGCCATTTGTTAAGAATGCACCAAAGCTTTGTCCTGCAGATCCTTTGAATTTAATATTTAAAGTGTGCTCAGGAAGTCCGGCTGCGCCATACTTCTTAGCAATCACACCGCTAAGCATTGCACCAACACTTCGGTCTGTATTTCCAATAGTATATTCCAAAGAAACTTCTTTCTCGTGTTCAATAGCTTCAGCTGCCTGAGCTATAATTGTATTATCTTTCACTTCATCAAGCTGATGCTTTTGCTTGCCTACATGATGAATAGCTGTTTCAGTAGCTTTTGCAGGCATGTAAGTAAGTTTAGAAAGATCTATTAATTCATATTTTCCGTTAGTTGTGATATGCTTGCGTTCAATCAAGTCTGTACGTCCCACAATATCATCTAATTTAGTGAATCCCAGTTCAGCAAGATGCTCACGAACCTCTTCAGCAAGGAATGTAAAGAAGTTAACTAAATATTCGTGGCGACCGTGGAATCTTTTGCGAAGCTCAGGATCCTGAGTTGCAACACCTACCGGACAAGTATTCATGTGACATTTACGCATCATCACACAACCTAATACGATTAAGGCAGAAGTGGCAAAACCATATTCTTCTGCTCCTAACATGGCCATAAGAATAATATCACGTCCTGTTTTTAGCTGACCGTCTACTTGTAGAACAACCTGTCCGCGTAGTCCGTTAATAACTAATGTCTGCTGAGTCTCAGATAATCCAAGCTCAGGAGAAATACCAGCATATCTGATAGAACTAGATGGACTAGCTCCTGTACCACCTTCAGCACCCGAGATAACAATATGATCTGCTTTAGCTTTAGCTACACCGGCAGCAATTGTTCCTACACCAGTTTCGGCAACAAGCTTAACACTGATACGTGCGTTAGGATTGATATTCTTTAAGTCGAAAATAAGCTGTGCCAAATCTTCGATAGAATAAATATCGTGATGAGGTGGGGGAGAGATCAACGAGATACCTTTTATTGAGTGACGAGTTTTAGCAATAACCTCATCAACCTTGTATCCTGGCAACTGACCACCTTCTCCTGGTTTTGCTCCCTGAGCAACCTTAATTTGTAGCTCGTCAGCATTTACCAGATATTCAGCAGTTACACCGAAACGTCCGGAAGCAACCTGCTTGATGGCCGAACGCATGGATAATCCGTTTTCCAAAGGTTTGAAACGGGCTGCGTCTTCTCCACCTTCACCGGTATTACTCTTTCCGCCAATTTTATTCATTGCAAGTGCCATTGTTTCATGAGCTTCGCGGCTGATAGAACCAAATGACATTGCTCCGGTTACGAAGCGCTTCATGATTTCAGAAGCAGGCTCAACCTGATCTATTGAAATAGGATTCCTCTTGAAACCTAAGAAATCTCTTAAGAATATTGGAGCCTCTTTTTCATCGACCATTTGAGTAAACTCTTTAAACTTTTTGTAACTACCCAGTCGTGTAGCTAGTTGCAGAGTAGAAATAGTCTCAGGATTCCAGGCATGTTGTTCTCCACCTTTACGATAACTATAAATACCTTTGTTATTAAGTATATCTATGTCATTTGTTTCAAAACCTTCTGCGTGAAATTTTATTGCGTCAGCAGCAATCTCATCCAAACGAATACCACCAATGGTTGAATTGATACCTCCAAAGTATGCTTCGCTTAGTTCTTCACTTAAACCAACAGCTTCAAATATTTTAGCACCACGGTAACTACGGATGGTGCTGATTCCCATCTTGGATATAATTTTTAAAAGTCCTTTGCAGATAGATTTAATGTAGTTCTTTTCTGCAGTTGCATAATCAAGCTGAATCTCTTGCTTACCAACCAATTGATCAAGGATGGCGAATGCCATGTATGGGTTGATAGCACTTGCTCCAAAACCTAATAATAAGGCAGCATGCATTACTTCACGAATTTCACCACTTTCTACAATCAAAGCAGTTTGTACGCGCTTTTGCACAGAAATAAGGTGATGGTGAACTGCACTAACAGCAAGAAGAGCTGGTATGGCTGCATGAGTAGCATCTATACCTTTGTCAGAAAGTACAATGTAGTTTACACCATCTATAACGGACTGTTCTGCTTGTTTGCAAATTTTTGCTAAAGCTTCTTCTAGTCCTACTTTTCCTTTACTTACTTCAAATAAGATTGGAAGTTTTACAGTATTGAATCCTTTATATCTAATGTTACACAGAATATCCAATTGTGCATTGCTTAAGATTGGATAATCCAGTTTCACCATTTTACAGTGCTCTTCATTTGGAGTAAGTATATTCATACCTACCGCACCAATATATTCTGATAGCGACATAACTAATTCCTCACGTAAAGGGTCAATCGGAGGATTGGTTACCTGAGCAAACTGTTGGCGGAAATAGTTATATAAAAGCTGAGGTTTTGTAGAAAGAACAGCAAGCGGAGTGTCATTACCCATAGATGATAATGGTTCAGCTCCAGTAGTACTCATAGGAATGATCAGCTTTTCTATATCCTCCTTAGAATAACCAAAGTTATGAAGCATACGCTCATAATTGTCAACCTTATGAGAAACCTTTCGTCCGGTCTTTAATTCATTTAGTTCGATACGATTGTTTGCTAACCATGTACGATAAGGTCTGGCTTCTGCAAGTTGTTTCTTTAATTCACCATCGTAGTAGATTTCGCCTTTCTCTGTATCAACTAATAATATCTTTCCAGGTTGTAAACGTCCTTTTTCCTTTATTTCGTTAGGATTGAAGTCCATTACACCAACTTCAGAAGCAACTACCATCATGTTGTTCTTGGTAATCAGATAGCGAGCAGGACGCAGACCATTTCTGTCGAGCATACCTCCGGCATATCTTCCGTCAGAAAATAATAAAGCAGCAGGGCCATCCCATGGTTCCATCAAAATAGAATGATATTCATAGAATGCTTTCAAATCTTCTGAGATAGGGTTCTTCTCATTGAAACTTTCAGGAACCAGCATTGCCATTGCATGAGGTAAGCTCATACCCGACATTACTAAGAATTCCAGAACATTATCCAATGACGCACTATCACTCATACCTTTCTGTACGATAGGACGAATGTCTTTTAAATCTCCAAGAACAGGAGAGTTAAGTACGCTTTCTCTTGCTTCCATCCATCCACGGTTACCACGAATAGTATTAATCTCACCATTATGTGCCAATAAGCGGAATGGTTGAGCCAGTGACCATGTAGGGAAGGTGTTAGTACTAAAACGAGAGTGTACTAATGCTATACCGCTGGTGAAATAATTATTTGTTAAGTCAGGGAAATAATGTCTCAATTGTGATGATGACAACATTCCCTTGTAAATAATGCTTTTGCTTGATAAAGAAACAATATAGAACTCTTTTTTAGATTCTATTGAAGATGAGTTTACTTTGTTCTCTATTCTCTTCCTTATTATATATAGCTTTTTTTCTGCAGTTTCAATATCCGTAAATCCGGTGATGAAAATTTGCTTAACCTCTGGTTCTGTGGCAAGGGCATCTTTTCCTAAAATTTCCGAATTGGTAGGAACATCTCGTAAATGCATTAACTTAAGTCCTTCTTTTTCAATTTCTTCTGAAACGATAGCTAAAAGAGATGTTTGGTCTTTTAAATCCTTTGGAAGAAATAACAATCCTGTTCCATATTTTCCTTTTTCTGGTACAGGAATACCTTGAAGTAATATAAACTCATGAGGAATCTGCATCATGATACCTGCACCGTCTCCGGTTTTATTATCTGCACCTTCTGCACCTCTGTGCTGCATGTTTTCTAATACTTTCAGCGCAGACTCAACAATATCATGTGATTTACCTCCGTGGATGTTGACTAACATTCCTACTCCACATGCGTCATGCTCATTTGCAGCGTCATATAAACCTAGCTTATTGGGTTGCTGCTGGTAAGGGATTGCTGCTTGTTCGTTGTTAAAAAGTTCTTGTTTCTTCATTCTCCTTGACTTTATTGTATGATATTACCTATTGTTTCTTTCAAAATGGATTGCAAAAATACAAATTTAATTTCCTTTTGATACAAAAATAGGCAATAATGTATGGTATAAAATGTTTTTAAATCTATTGAAAGTGTCAATTTATAATTTAAATATCTATTTAAAGTTATGATATGTTCTTTTTTAGAGCAAATTAATTGTGAAATGTAAGCACTGTATATTTAATGTAAAAATATTATATAAATTTTTAATTGAGCTTATTTGATCGTTTTTCAGATTATTTCATTTATTATTTGTTGTCAAAATGCTCGATATATAATAATATTATCTATCTTTGCACCGAATTTAAATATATACATAAAATGTGCGGAATAGTAGGCTATATTGGTAAAAGAGACGCTTACCCCATTCTTATCAAAGGATTGAAACGGCTAGAATACAGAGGTTATGATAGCGCTGGGGTTGCACTGATTAGTAATGACCAACAATTAAACGTTTATAAAGCAAAAGGCAAAGTTTCTGAATTAGAAGAATTTGTCGCGCAGAAAGATATTTCCGGTAACATAGGAATTGCACATACCCGTTGGGCTACTCATGGCGAACCTTGCCAGGCAAATGCTCATCCCCATTATTCTTCTTCAGAAAATCTGGCCTTGATACATAACGGCATCATTGAAAATTATTCTGTTCTTAAAGAAAAGCTTCAGGCTAAAGGATATACTTTTAGAAGTAGTACTGATACTGAAGTCTTGGTTCAACTAATAGAATATATTAAGGTTACAAATAATCTTGATTTGTTAACTGCCGTTCAATTAGCCTTGAGAGAAGTTATTGGAGCTTATGCAATTGCTGTACTTGAGAAGAATCATCCAGATGAAATTATAGCTGCTCGTAAAAGTAGCCCTTTAGTAGTGGGTATTGGTGACAATGAATTTTTTCTTGCATCTGATGCTACACCGATTGTTGAGTATACAGACAAAGTAGTATATCTTGAAGATGAAGAGATTGCCGTAATAAGACGTGGTCAGGAATTGAAGGTTGTCGACCTCAATAACGTGACTATGAACCCCGAGATATCCACTGTAGCATTGAATCTTGGTCAGCTTGAAAAAGGAGGGTATCCTCATTTTATGCTAAAAGAAATCTTTGAGCAACCTAATTGCATTCATGATTGCATGCGTGGTCGTATTAATGTAGAAGGAACAAATGTTGTGCTTTCTGCAGTGA encodes the following:
- a CDS encoding glutamate synthase subunit beta, whose amino-acid sequence is MGNPKAFLTIHRQEAGYRPLSERITDFGEVEQTLNIHDRKLQASRCMDCGVPFCHWACPTGNLQPEWQDLLYKGKWKEAYEVLESTCDFPEFTGRVCPALCEKSCVLKLSADEPITIRENEASIVETAFREGYITRHYPVRNGKKVAVIGAGPAGLVVANQLNRKGYEVTVYEKQQEVGGLLRYGIPNFKLNKNIIDRRIDLLKEEGINFVTSTEVGKDIPTTDIVESNDAICVCIGAEVPRNLPIEGRELKGVHFALELLSQQNQILEGQTFDKDQIINAKGKKVLIIGGGDTGSDCIGTSVRQGAISVAQIEILPKPPAHDNPSTPWPMYPQVLKTTSSHEEGCERRWNINTCRFIGENGQLKAVEIEEISWEKGENGRMAMIPSGRKEIVEADLAFLAMGFVHPKQEGIIEQLQLAVDNRKNIAINAQATASVAKVFAAGDATTGASLVVRAMAGGRKAAEEIDAFLSNK
- the gltB gene encoding glutamate synthase large subunit; this translates as MKKQELFNNEQAAIPYQQQPNKLGLYDAANEHDACGVGMLVNIHGGKSHDIVESALKVLENMQHRGAEGADNKTGDGAGIMMQIPHEFILLQGIPVPEKGKYGTGLLFLPKDLKDQTSLLAIVSEEIEKEGLKLMHLRDVPTNSEILGKDALATEPEVKQIFITGFTDIETAEKKLYIIRKRIENKVNSSSIESKKEFYIVSLSSKSIIYKGMLSSSQLRHYFPDLTNNYFTSGIALVHSRFSTNTFPTWSLAQPFRLLAHNGEINTIRGNRGWMEARESVLNSPVLGDLKDIRPIVQKGMSDSASLDNVLEFLVMSGMSLPHAMAMLVPESFNEKNPISEDLKAFYEYHSILMEPWDGPAALLFSDGRYAGGMLDRNGLRPARYLITKNNMMVVASEVGVMDFNPNEIKEKGRLQPGKILLVDTEKGEIYYDGELKKQLAEARPYRTWLANNRIELNELKTGRKVSHKVDNYERMLHNFGYSKEDIEKLIIPMSTTGAEPLSSMGNDTPLAVLSTKPQLLYNYFRQQFAQVTNPPIDPLREELVMSLSEYIGAVGMNILTPNEEHCKMVKLDYPILSNAQLDILCNIRYKGFNTVKLPILFEVSKGKVGLEEALAKICKQAEQSVIDGVNYIVLSDKGIDATHAAIPALLAVSAVHHHLISVQKRVQTALIVESGEIREVMHAALLLGFGASAINPYMAFAILDQLVGKQEIQLDYATAEKNYIKSICKGLLKIISKMGISTIRSYRGAKIFEAVGLSEELSEAYFGGINSTIGGIRLDEIAADAIKFHAEGFETNDIDILNNKGIYSYRKGGEQHAWNPETISTLQLATRLGSYKKFKEFTQMVDEKEAPIFLRDFLGFKRNPISIDQVEPASEIMKRFVTGAMSFGSISREAHETMALAMNKIGGKSNTGEGGEDAARFKPLENGLSMRSAIKQVASGRFGVTAEYLVNADELQIKVAQGAKPGEGGQLPGYKVDEVIAKTRHSIKGISLISPPPHHDIYSIEDLAQLIFDLKNINPNARISVKLVAETGVGTIAAGVAKAKADHIVISGAEGGTGASPSSSIRYAGISPELGLSETQQTLVINGLRGQVVLQVDGQLKTGRDIILMAMLGAEEYGFATSALIVLGCVMMRKCHMNTCPVGVATQDPELRKRFHGRHEYLVNFFTFLAEEVREHLAELGFTKLDDIVGRTDLIERKHITTNGKYELIDLSKLTYMPAKATETAIHHVGKQKHQLDEVKDNTIIAQAAEAIEHEKEVSLEYTIGNTDRSVGAMLSGVIAKKYGAAGLPEHTLNIKFKGSAGQSFGAFLTNGVDFKLEGEANDYLGKGLSGGRISVLPPLRSTFVAEDNTIAGNTLLYGATSGEVYINGRVGERFAVRNSGATAVVEGVGDHCCEYMTGGRVVVLGNTGRNFAAGMSGGVAYVWNKDGNFDYFCNMEMVELSLIEEASYRKELHELIRNHYFYTGSKLAKTMLDSWDKYADQFIQIVPIEYKKVLQEEQMEKLQQKIANVQRDY